In the genome of Vicia villosa cultivar HV-30 ecotype Madison, WI linkage group LG7, Vvil1.0, whole genome shotgun sequence, one region contains:
- the LOC131616276 gene encoding uncharacterized protein LOC131616276, whose amino-acid sequence MAMQPFDPYYMYQPDERSNINTLFVSGLPDDVKAREIHNLFRRRPGFDSCQLKYTGRANQVVAFATFFNNQAAMAALHALNGVKFDPQFGSVLHIELARSNSRRKRNIGGGAYVVIDKRSKGEANVQGASSDDGESDPDEPSENGSNHGDIATTQSGDAVVGSDNRVPGAREQHGKGGGDVGPCSTLFIANLGPNCTVDELKQAFSVHAGFNLVKMRSRGGMPVAFADFEEVDQAVKVMEELQGTSLPSSDRGGMHIEYARSRMRKKR is encoded by the exons ATGGCTATGCAACCGTTTGATCCGTATTACATGTACCAGCCAGATGAACGGAGCAACATAAACACGCTCTTCGTCTCTGGTCTCCCAGACGACGTGAAGGCGCGTGAGATTCACAACCTCTTCCGCCGTCGCCCTGGATTTGACTCTTGCCAACTCAAGTATACCGGCCGTGCTAATCAG GTTGTTGCATTTGCTACGTTTTTCAATAATCAAGCCGCAATGGCAGCGTTGCACGCCCTAAAT GGTGTGAAATTTGATCCTCAATTTGGGTCCGTCTTACATATTGAACTTGCCAGGTCAAACTCTAGGAGGAAGCGAAACATAG GTGGTGGAGCCTACGTGGTTATAGATAAAAGGTCAAAAGGGGAAGCCAATGTTCAGGGAGCCTCAAGTGATGATG GTGAAAGTGATCCTGATGAACCATCAGAAAATGGAAGCAACCATGGTGATATAGCAACCACCCAAAG CGGCGATGCTGTTGTTGGTTCTGACAATCGTGTACCTGGAGCAAGG GAGCAACATGGAAAGGGTGGTGGTGATGTAGGACCATGTTCCACTCTTTTTATTGCAAATCTTGGTCCAAACTGCACCGTGGATGAATTAAAGCAAGCTTTTTCGGT GCATGCTGGATTCAACTTGGTCAAAATGCGTTCAAGAGGAGGAATGCCTGTAGCATTTGCTGATTTTGAG GAAGTTGATCAAGCTGTTAAGGTCATGGAAGAGCTTCAGGGAACCTCGCTTCCATCATCAGATCGGGGTGGCATGCACATAGA ATATGCACGGTCTAGAATGAGGAAGAAGCGGTAG